The stretch of DNA CCTGTTCGGCCGCTTCATCGTCTTCGTCCGCGACTCGGAGCTGTCCCACCGCGTCTTCGCCAACGTCCGCCCCGACGCCTTCCACCTCATCGGCCACCCCTTCGGCAAGCGCCTCTTCGGCGACCACAACCTCATCTACATGTTCGGCGAGGACCACAAGGACCTGCGCCGCCGGATCACGCCCAACTTCACGCCGCGCGCGCTCTCCACCTACGCCGCCATCCAGCAGCGCGTCATCCTGGCCCACCTCCGGCGGTGGCTCGACCAGAGCGCCGCCACCGGCGAGGCCATGCCGATTCGGGTGCCCTGCCGCGACATGAACCTGGAGACGTCGCAGACGGTGTTCGTCGGCTCCTACCTCTCCGAGAAGGCCAGGGAGCGGTTCGCCAAGGACTACGCCCTCTTCAACCTCGGCCTCATGTCCGTCCCCGTCGACCTGCCCGGGTTCGCGTTCCGGCGCGCGAGGCTGGCCGTGGCGCGGCTCGTGCGCACGCTCGGGGAGTGCGCGCGGAAGAGCAAGGCGCGCATGCGCGCCGGCGGCGAGCCGGAGTGCCTGGTGGACTACTGGATGCAGGAGACGCTGCGGGAGATGGACGaggccgcggcggcggggcggccgCCGCCGGCGCACACCGGCGACGAGGAGTTCGGGGGCTTCCTCTTCGATTTCCTGTTCGCCGCCCAGGACGCGTCCACGTCCTCGCTCTGCTGGGCGGTCTCCGCGCTCGACTCCCACCCGGACGTGCTCGCCCGCGTGCGCGCCGAGGTGGCCGCGGCCTGGTCGCCGGAGTCGGGCAAGCCGATCACCGCCGAGAAGATCCAGGGGATGAGGTACACCCAGGCGGTGGCGCGGGAGGTGGTCCGGCACCGGCCGCCGGCGACGCTGGTGCCTCACGTCGCCGGCGAGGCGTTCCAGCTGACGGAGTGGTACGCGGTGCCCAAGGGGGCCATGGTGTTCCCGTCGGTGTACGAGTCGTCGTTCCAGGGGTTCGCCTCGCCGGACGCGTTCGACCCGGAGCGCTTCTTCTCGGAGGCGCGCCGGGAGGACGTGGCGTGCAAGCGCAACTTCCTGGCCTTCGGCGCCGGCGCGCACCAGTGCGTCGGCCAGCGGTACGCGCTGAACCACCTCGTGCTCTTCCTGGCGCTCTTCGTGTCCGTCGCCGACTTCCGGCGGGACGGCACGCCGGGGTGCGACGAGCCGGTGTACATGCCGACCATCGTGCCCAGGGACGGCTGCGCCGTGTACATGGAGCAGCGCTGCCGCACGTTCCCATCCTTCTGAGCTGGTCCGTCTTGGGTCCGTCCTCTTGTCCCCTTCGCCCTCTGCTCTCGCCCCTTCCTCTTTCATGTCGATGTGATGAGTTGTTGTCCAGCGCGGGTTGGTCCATTCATCAGTTTATTGTTTTGTTTGTCATTGGTTTGCTGCTGGCCGGCGGGCCGCATGCGTCATGTGCTGATATTGTATTGGGGTTAAATTGGCCATGTCTGAAATCTGAAATGGAATTGCACGATTTGACTATTTTGCTTGACTGTTTCTAGTCTTGGTCTCCTGTTTGGATAACTCATCGGTACGACCAGTCTAAGCTTAGGTCACTTTGGTTTGCATTTTTGTTGTTGATGAAAACACAGTAACAGCATGAGCATCCTGCGAATCAATCTGTGattgagttggttaggtggacagtgatATCCTTAAcccatcagggttcaaatcctggtgctcccattattcctggatttattttgGGATTTCCGGCAATACGCTTTCAGTGGGAgaagacgttcccgtcgacgacgaggcgcctacggtgacttcgtaaatctcacaagatgatatgccggctcagtctctcggaggtgttCATAAGGATAGGGTGTGCgttgtgcgttcataggggtgagtgtatgcgcgtgtatatgagcgcttgtgtctgtactgatgctcaaaaaaaaacAGCATAAGCATCCTGCTCCTATGAGCACAGAAGTTGACCAACATGACATGCCATCAAAGAATAAAGAAAATCTAAAATAAATTTGTAAAATACGATCACTTATGACAAGTCTATAATTTGAACTCGGATGATTAGGTTCCACCACAAAAAATTCTTACCATTTAAGTTAAACTCAGTCGCTTTGTTTGCATATAATTCAGATGTACAAAAGCAATATTTTAATATAAAGTATTTCGTCCAACCGATGGGAAACGCGTGAACTTTATTATGCACGAGTATCTTGGAAACTACTGTAATAGGGGCCGACCCTATGATGGGCAACGTCTTCTAATATCATATAGTATATGCATGTTCCCTAAATATATACGCATGTGCGTTGCGCTGCAAGATTTTCTGCCAACTTGTATAATCTAACTACTCCAAAATGTATTAACTATTTTCTAAGAGCATGCAAGAGGATTGTGTGCCATTGTATTAAGTGGGAGAGAACGGTTTAGTTACAAGAAACACTCAACTAGCCACAAACGGTCATCGTAGCCATCTAATAGCATGCTAAGGAATAACTCGCTAAATAATTTTGTGTACAATACCTCACCAATAGCACGTTAATAGTAGATTTTAAGGACGGCACTTTTTTGCCACAATGCGTTTTTCTTTCTACCGAGCTTTACACACAACCAACACCCCGGACTACTCTCTACACATCCTATCCACACGCACAAGCTTCCAAAGCGCAAATTCTGCTTACGTCTGACTCCAAATGTACGTCCCCGCGGAGGCATCATTGTCAAGCACTGTCTTGTTACATTCTAGCCAGATGATGAGCAAGTTAATCTCAGTAAATTGGTTTTCTGGGTTAGTTGCGAAGATGGTGTGCCACCAATCACATAATGTGACgaggtgtaagtgcatctagtgccacccctagttggttttggagtattgacgacaaacctagttgagggactaatgtgtttgtgagaattgcaggataacacaggtagaagtccctcattgattcggttttcctaccagagatgacccctaaaaatgtatgaagacattgatgtcaaaggtggtatatgaagatattcacattaaagactatgacaagagaagacacagcatgaagcctatggagctcgaagacttagatctttcgtagttctttttcttctatgttgagtcataggaaccaccgtactgtgaagtggggtccaaaagaaccagtcagaatgactgaagtgatgcttaaacaaaataTATgccttcgagtgaagactatgagagcgaatcttgtccagagtcggacaagtcagctttgttTATAGCcaaagtaaagttgccgtgtgagtttgaaatctgaccgttggaatacgtgtcagttccttagtgacccagggtcatttgggacaaatcaggtcgggttgcctagtgactataaatagcccaccccctacaaccataaacggttggctgctcagattcagagtacggcttttgtcgtttgagagcaacccacctcgaagcctttgagagagaattccttgcgaggataaagccctaaccacccagagccaaagagaattaggcatcacttaagtcttcttgtctgtgtgatctgaagacttattacacttgaggactgtgcatcctccagccggttagacgtcgcgttctgagcatccaagagacattgtggatcgccggtgaacgaagtctgtgaaggtttgggagtctaccttgaagacttaccagagtgattgggcgaggtctgtgtgaccttagctcaaggggaatacggtgaggactgggtgtcctgagctgcgtgttcaggactaggtgtccgggactgtgtgtccttaggtttaaatacctagccaccctaaccagacgtatagttttcacagcaactggaactggtgcaacaaatcattgtcttcaacgagtcactggtttcatccttcccttctccttacttactgttactccttgtgaagtcattgtatgtctgcactatcttttgtcttcactgagtgactatgtgatctgtttggcttcttaatatcttcctacctgatccttactacctagctgctattagtcattgtgctttcacttcattgaatacatgactatggtttatctagtgtagtctactgcatggtaataggtttatttctatcttttgtcttcgaaacttccatgttttgaagactttcataaaaatcgcctattcaccccccctctagtcgatataacgcactttcaattgatATCAGAGCAaagtgctcccttgttctgtgtggttcggtttaaccacctgaagttttagctatgtcgactgcagggataattaaagtctccgctgtgtgccccgtcttcgatgaaactgaatatccctactggaagaataagatgcgcatgcatcttgaagccattgacgtcgacctatggtatgtcgtcaagaacggtgttcccaaggctggagaaggtgtcactgctcctgatgtcaagaagttcgttcaactggactctactgtcaagaatatcatctgtggtcatctgaccaaaggacagtatggccgtgtgagtgctttgaaaacatctaagctggtctgggactggctctccaaggtcaacgaaggcgtctcaacccagagagatcagagaatcagtgtccttcgcaacctcttcagccgcttcaagcgaaatgacaatgagaatgtccagctcacgtttgaccgacacactgacatcacaaatgagcttcaagcccccggcgccactgagatcaccaagcatgaagtcatcaagacactactgagatcacttgacagttcgtttgacagcCTAGCCCTGATGATTTAAGAACGACCtaatttcaagacactcgatccgtccgacatacttgagaggctcaacacacatgagtttcagctttctgagaaaagagatatctacggttcaaactatgggcgaactcgtgccttgaaggcaaaagctgtctcctcatctgaagaagaatctgacaacagttctgatgatcctgaagacattggaaaggaacttgctatgcttgtgaagaagttctaaaaattcaccaagaagaaaggcttcagaaagtcttcacgatcaagctcaaggaatgatgaagcttctgctcatgactacaagaagaaaacatgccacaagtgcaagaaaactggccacttcatctctgagtgtccgcagtgggacaatgagaacagaaagaagaagaagagcaaggaatatgactctgacgacaagaagaagaagaaatactcaaagtcctcttccaagtcttcctcaaagtcttcatcacacaagaagagctcatctggcaaggcacgtgcgtttgtcggcaaggaaatggattcagaggaggagtccgcttctgaggaggcggaggtggagtctgaggaggagtccgattctggcgttgcaagtctggctacagcatacgttgccaagtccatcttcaacactgaagacaatgacttcaccatcgacaccgatgcaaatgacaaggactactctgctcctacctactgcttcatggcacgcggtgccaaggtaaacacacgcactactcactatcaaacatctagtgacgatgactctgattgtgattcaagacccagctacaaaacacttgctaaaattgcaactgaacaacagaaagccatgaaacatattcaaaaactattagacaaaagcgatgatctgttgggcactgaaatgactcgatctgagtccttaattgaagacataaaaaatcttcatgttaagtatgaggaacttgaaagtcgtcatgaaacgctctcaacaactcatgaaaagctttcctatgattatcttcaaaggaagcaagatcttgagaaattgagagcggctcatgaagatcttcaaaaggaaaacgagtcacttcgcgccgaacagatcagttccgctcaggaaggatttgaatcACCATGTcctaaatgcattgagcgtgataatgctacttctgttgctgaatgttctactgttgctactgttgcaatttcttcaactgttgatgtggtaactaacccctctgctgaggataccactgctattgctgatgagaatgctaggttgaagacattgcttgaaacagggatgtacaaaagtcttaaagggcatcagacactatgtgatgtcctcaaaaggcagattctgaatcgaaacccgaggaaagagggtgttgggttcataaggaaaatgaatgctgatggctcttactgaaaacccgagcagtatcccaaaaccacatgggttgctgcaaaggaaccttcagctgatccatccaatctatctggcttcacttgtgctaaccccattgtcatcgatgaatcctttgatacaaactataaactgtttaagaatcagaatggtcaagtgtttgccaggtacattggtactaactgcaggaatggaccgcctatgaagaagatctgggtgcccaaaaggtgtttggaaaatcttcctgtgaatgtcatcatgacaccacagatgaagaagacaaaccccagatcacaggcttcatacggcccaaaggcttcatacagacagaggactcaccttagtcgcactaacgcaaatgttttgcagggaaaccatactcaggcctatgaatatgagcgcggttcatcgaaccgccatgttcataagaccaaaaactattctgcttattcttatgagtattattgtccgcctgcaagactttttgctagggctccaaagccaaagttttcagacgctgcacttagacttatcgcttctaagccacccttgaagatgtgggtggttaagaaggcttaactctcttttgcagggaaaggtctccagcagaaaaccaaaatcttctgacgctattgctggggaccttaaacatcttgtaggctgcaagatcaaatgcccgaatggtcttactatgtacttcgttcctgaatcgcttgctactctccctatcagtcctaatctggatctaagctttcataacccactggttcgtcaaatgtttttgcttcacaattctcttcgtgaagcctatcccctaactgcactgtagggtacgacaccagcgtctatagaatggattattgatagtgggtgtacaaatcacatgactggcaaaagaagccttcttatggactcaacctt from Triticum urartu cultivar G1812 chromosome 3, Tu2.1, whole genome shotgun sequence encodes:
- the LOC125543216 gene encoding cytochrome P450 710A1-like: MQKKKKKPKGPTRRVIQSLETFRRQSSKPLPFSKSGDMPACQCAPPRPSHPIPSLSPPPTSDLRTSPCPSRAKRHPEARGHVPRPFPVAASASPVCLRASFLPPRGRAQRLQATSQSAPARAASPTQPSTAATTFRFPSATQPAFDRRLPLQPSCLNTPSPVDRPVQYISRVLLVCRPGRAPALSSTITSASQHWAGAMAELLRAAGFFDLRGAAPFVVAAAVAMYFLVEQLSYLRKKGPLPGPSLVVPFLGSAVRMIRDPTGFWDAQAARARESGAGLAADFLFGRFIVFVRDSELSHRVFANVRPDAFHLIGHPFGKRLFGDHNLIYMFGEDHKDLRRRITPNFTPRALSTYAAIQQRVILAHLRRWLDQSAATGEAMPIRVPCRDMNLETSQTVFVGSYLSEKARERFAKDYALFNLGLMSVPVDLPGFAFRRARLAVARLVRTLGECARKSKARMRAGGEPECLVDYWMQETLREMDEAAAAGRPPPAHTGDEEFGGFLFDFLFAAQDASTSSLCWAVSALDSHPDVLARVRAEVAAAWSPESGKPITAEKIQGMRYTQAVAREVVRHRPPATLVPHVAGEAFQLTEWYAVPKGAMVFPSVYESSFQGFASPDAFDPERFFSEARREDVACKRNFLAFGAGAHQCVGQRYALNHLVLFLALFVSVADFRRDGTPGCDEPVYMPTIVPRDGCAVYMEQRCRTFPSF